In Quercus robur chromosome 11, dhQueRobu3.1, whole genome shotgun sequence, the following proteins share a genomic window:
- the LOC126704727 gene encoding copper-transporting ATPase RAN1-like, with product MVATGVGANNGVLIKGGDALERAQNIKYMIFDKTGTLTQGKATVTTAKVFTGMDRGEFLRFVASAEASSEHPLAKAIMEYARHFHFFDEPSATKDSPKHNKKTNSRWLFDVLEFSALPGKGVQCFIDEKLLLVGNRKLMTESGITIPIHVEDFKVELEESAKTGILVAYDYSLIGVLGVADPRKREAAVVVEGLKKMNVMPIMVTGDNWKTARAVAREVGIQDVMAEVMPAGKADVVLSVVAMVGDGINDSPALAASDDGMAIGAGTDIAIEAADCVLMRNNLEDVITAIDLSRKTFTRIRLNYVFAMAYNVVAIPIAAGVLYPSLGMIMLPPWAAGACMALSSVTKADTMIDEPSKLLVS from the exons ATGGTTGCAACAGGGGTTGGGGCTAATAATGGTGTGCTGATAAAAGGAGGAGATGCTTTGGAAAGGGCTCAAAATATTAAGTATATGATATTTGATAAAACAGGAACCCTAACCCAGGGAAAGGCCACAGTTACAACAGCAAAAGTTTTTACAGGAATGGATCGTGGAGAATTTCTTAGATTCGTGGCCTCTGCAGAA GCTAGCAGTGAACACCCGTTGGCAAAAGCAATAATGGAATATGCACGccattttcatttctttgatgAACCTTCTGCAACCAAGGATTCtccaaaacataacaaaaagaCCAATTCCAGATGGCTTTTTGATGTCTTGGAATTCTCTGCTCTGCCAGGAAAAGGTGTCCAGTGCTTTATAGATGAAAAACTTCTTTTG GTTGGTAATCGGAAACTGATGACTGAAAGTGGAATCACTATTCCAATCCATGTTGAAGATTTTAAAGTAGAGCTTGAAGAAAGTGCCAAGACTGGCATACTTGTTGCATATGACTATAGCTTAATTGGTGTTTTGGGAGTTGCAGATCCACGAAAGAGAGAAGCTGCTGTGGTTGTAGAGGGccttaagaaaatgaatgtCATGCCGATCATGGTTACAGGGGACAATTGGAAAACAGCTAGGGCTGTTGCTAGGGAA GTTGGCATCCAAGATGTAATGGCAGAGGTAATGCCGGCGGGAAAAGCTGATGTTGTCCTAAGCGTAGTTGCAATGGTGGGTGATGGAATCAACGACTCCCCCGCGCTAGCTGCTTCTGATGATGGTATGGCAATTGGCGCTGGGACAGATATTGCAATAGAAGCTGCTGATTGTGTATTGATGAGAAATAACTTGGAAGATGTAATCACAGCCATTGATCTCTCAAGGAAGACCTTTACACGTATACGATTGAATTATGTGTTTGCCATGGCCTACAATGTGGTTGCAATCCCCATAGCTGCTGGGGTTTTATATCCTTCTCTTGGGATGATCATGTTACCACCATGGGCAGCTGGTGCATGTATGGCTCTCTCATCT